A window of the Mesorhizobium opportunistum WSM2075 genome harbors these coding sequences:
- a CDS encoding DUF6105 family protein, whose translation MRYIFALWAGPMALFWGWFYLSLNDMNFGYVMLTRQLHDFVFQLYGQMLGIDPAIIPGMVAKACIFDGFLLMAIWAFRRRREILDWVKRRWAGPVPFDRMQRATEAGPKLPAE comes from the coding sequence ATGCGCTACATCTTCGCATTGTGGGCGGGTCCGATGGCGCTGTTCTGGGGCTGGTTCTACCTGTCGCTCAACGACATGAATTTCGGCTATGTCATGCTGACCCGGCAGCTGCACGATTTCGTGTTCCAGCTCTATGGCCAGATGCTCGGCATCGATCCGGCAATCATCCCCGGCATGGTGGCAAAGGCCTGCATCTTCGACGGGTTTCTGCTGATGGCGATATGGGCGTTTCGCCGCCGTCGCGAAATCCTGGATTGGGTCAAGCGGCGCTGGGCGGGTCCGGTTCCGTTCGATCGGATGCAGCGAGCGACTGAAGCCGGTCCAAAACTCCCTGCAGAATAA
- the dprA gene encoding DNA-processing protein DprA, giving the protein MSEPAAGPRLSDRQRLSWLRLIRTQNVGPASFRDLINRFGSAEVALEVLPELMISGGANRIARIPSIAEGEAEMEAARRAGARFVGIGEADYPPLLRGMDHPPPLLAVKGNASVFRLPGIAIVGARNASLAGIKMARMLAADLGRDGYAIVSGLARGIDTAAHQGSLATGTIGVLAGGLDLPYPPENAGLCDEIAERGAVISEMPFGWQPRAQDFPRRNRLVAGAALGLAVIEAAQRSGSLISARLAGEMGRLVFAVPGSPLDPRAAGTNGLLKDGATLVTEASDISRAIAPLTGMRAPEMPPFEDPPDFSATPPPGESDRAKVIQALGPTPVPVDEIIRHTGLHPAQVFMVLLELDLAGRLERHAGGNVSLLFEN; this is encoded by the coding sequence GTGAGCGAGCCGGCCGCCGGGCCGCGCCTCAGCGACCGGCAGCGGCTGAGCTGGCTGCGGCTGATTCGCACCCAGAACGTTGGCCCTGCCTCCTTCCGCGACCTGATCAACCGCTTCGGTTCGGCCGAGGTCGCGCTGGAAGTGCTGCCGGAACTGATGATTTCGGGCGGCGCCAATCGGATCGCCCGCATTCCTTCGATTGCCGAAGGAGAAGCCGAGATGGAGGCAGCCCGGCGGGCCGGTGCCCGCTTCGTCGGCATTGGCGAAGCAGACTATCCGCCGCTGCTGCGCGGCATGGACCACCCGCCGCCGCTGCTGGCGGTCAAGGGCAATGCCAGCGTGTTCCGGCTGCCGGGGATCGCCATCGTCGGCGCCCGCAACGCATCGCTCGCCGGCATCAAGATGGCACGCATGCTGGCTGCCGATCTTGGCCGCGACGGCTATGCGATCGTCTCCGGCCTGGCGCGCGGCATCGACACCGCGGCGCACCAAGGCAGTCTTGCGACCGGCACGATCGGTGTCCTGGCGGGAGGCCTCGACCTGCCCTACCCGCCTGAAAATGCCGGCCTGTGCGACGAAATCGCCGAGCGTGGAGCCGTCATCTCGGAAATGCCGTTCGGCTGGCAGCCGCGCGCCCAGGATTTCCCGCGCCGCAACCGCCTTGTCGCGGGTGCTGCTCTCGGGCTGGCGGTGATCGAGGCGGCGCAGCGCTCGGGTTCCTTGATCAGCGCCAGGCTTGCCGGCGAGATGGGGCGGCTGGTTTTCGCGGTGCCCGGGTCGCCACTTGACCCTCGCGCGGCCGGCACCAACGGCCTGCTCAAGGACGGCGCCACGCTGGTCACCGAGGCGTCGGACATTTCCAGGGCGATCGCGCCGCTGACCGGCATGCGGGCGCCCGAGATGCCGCCGTTCGAAGACCCGCCCGACTTTTCGGCCACACCGCCACCCGGCGAGAGCGACCGTGCCAAGGTGATCCAGGCACTGGGACCGACTCCGGTGCCGGTCGACGAGATCATCCGCCATACCGGCCTGCATCCGGCCCAGGTTTTCATGGTGCTGCTGGAACTCGATCTCGCCGGCCGGCTCGAACGCCATGCCGGCGGCAACGTTTCACTGCTCTTCGAGAACTAA
- a CDS encoding aspartate carbamoyltransferase catalytic subunit, with protein MTDASSLPLYPHRHLLGISDLSPADIELLLDRADRAVAISRQSEKKTSTLRGRTQINLFYEASTRTQSSFELAGKRLGADVMNMSVASSSVKKGETLIDTAMTLNAMRPDILIIRHQSAGAAALLAQKVGCSVVNAGDGAHEHPTQALLDALTIRRAKGPLSKLIVAICGDILHSRVARSNIMLLNALGAQVRVVAPSTLLPSGIDRMGVIVTRSMAEGLKDADVVMMLRLQRERMEGAFVPSVREYFRYFGLDAEKLKAAKDDALVMHPGPMNRGVEIASEIADGPQSVIQEQVEMGVAVRMAVMEALLDPRRNQEGRSQEGRGA; from the coding sequence ATGACCGACGCTTCGTCCCTGCCACTCTACCCTCACCGCCATCTTCTGGGCATCAGCGACCTTTCGCCCGCCGACATCGAGCTTTTGCTCGACCGGGCGGATCGCGCGGTCGCGATCTCCAGGCAATCCGAGAAAAAGACCTCGACGCTGCGCGGCCGCACCCAGATCAACCTCTTCTACGAGGCCTCGACCCGGACGCAGTCGTCGTTCGAGCTGGCCGGAAAACGGTTGGGTGCCGATGTCATGAACATGTCGGTGGCAAGCTCCTCGGTGAAGAAGGGCGAGACGCTCATCGACACGGCCATGACGCTGAACGCCATGCGGCCCGACATATTGATCATCCGCCACCAGTCGGCGGGTGCGGCCGCCCTACTGGCGCAGAAGGTCGGCTGCTCGGTGGTCAACGCCGGCGACGGTGCGCATGAGCATCCGACACAGGCGCTGCTCGACGCGCTGACCATCCGCCGCGCCAAGGGTCCGCTGTCGAAGCTGATCGTGGCGATCTGCGGCGACATCCTGCATTCGCGCGTGGCGCGCTCCAACATCATGCTGCTCAACGCGCTCGGCGCGCAGGTGCGGGTCGTCGCGCCTTCGACGCTGCTGCCTTCCGGCATCGATAGGATGGGCGTCATCGTCACCCGCTCCATGGCCGAAGGCTTGAAGGACGCCGATGTGGTGATGATGCTGCGCCTGCAGCGCGAACGGATGGAAGGCGCCTTCGTGCCCTCGGTGCGCGAATATTTCCGCTATTTCGGGCTCGACGCCGAAAAGCTGAAGGCGGCCAAGGACGATGCGTTGGTCATGCATCCCGGGCCGATGAATCGTGGCGTCGAGATCGCCTCGGAAATCGCCGATGGTCCGCAAAGCGTCATCCAGGAACAGGTGGAGATGGGCGTCGCCGTACGCATGGCGGTGATGGAAGCGCTGCTCGACCCCCGCCGCAATCAAGAAGGGCGTAGTCAAGAGGGCCGAGGCGCATGA
- the otsB gene encoding trehalose-phosphatase yields the protein MPVSPNLPAPALPQGPWALFLDIDGTLLEHAAHPDAVVVGDELRALLASLEARLDGALAFITGRSIAAVDNLFQPLRLRAAGLYGLEHRLARDGPVEAAGEPADIAALAQEIEAELANANVYIERKGPILAIHTRAAPHLLQRATQLVEQALGRLPAGYRVLAGNAGVELMPLEAAKGAAIRRFMEEPAFSGRRPVFLGDDTSDENGFEVVNEMDGVSVRIKPRGPTAARHALAGVEEALVWLDAANHSNAEKSAGLVAT from the coding sequence ATGCCGGTATCGCCAAACCTGCCGGCACCGGCTCTTCCGCAAGGGCCATGGGCCCTGTTCCTGGATATCGACGGCACGCTTCTCGAACATGCCGCGCATCCCGACGCGGTGGTCGTCGGCGATGAGCTACGCGCGCTGCTGGCAAGCCTCGAAGCCCGATTGGATGGAGCGTTGGCGTTTATCACGGGTCGATCGATCGCCGCCGTCGACAATCTCTTCCAGCCGCTCAGACTGCGCGCCGCCGGTCTCTATGGCCTCGAACACAGGCTGGCGCGTGACGGCCCGGTCGAGGCCGCCGGCGAGCCGGCCGACATTGCCGCACTTGCCCAGGAAATCGAGGCCGAACTGGCCAACGCCAATGTCTATATCGAGCGCAAGGGGCCGATCCTGGCCATTCACACGCGCGCGGCGCCGCATTTGCTGCAGCGCGCGACACAGCTGGTCGAACAGGCGCTGGGCAGGCTGCCAGCGGGATATAGGGTGCTTGCCGGCAATGCCGGGGTCGAACTGATGCCGCTGGAGGCGGCGAAGGGAGCGGCTATAAGGCGCTTCATGGAAGAGCCGGCTTTCAGCGGACGGCGCCCCGTATTCCTTGGCGACGACACTTCAGATGAAAACGGCTTCGAAGTCGTCAATGAAATGGACGGCGTCTCGGTGCGCATCAAACCACGCGGACCGACCGCCGCGCGCCATGCGCTAGCCGGTGTCGAGGAGGCGCTGGTCTGGCTCGATGCCGCGAACCACAGCAATGCGGAGAAATCGGCCGGTCTGGTCGCGACATGA
- a CDS encoding amylo-alpha-1,6-glucosidase — protein sequence MTQLDERKLDPAIALASLDETAPREPHRLFALKHGDSFAVADAYGDIRGVGDGFFRDDTRVLSEFRLTVGGRSTSLLGASLSQDNVLFTTNLTNLPIESIGGRPIPQGAIHIERVRLIWQDRLYERLTLSNYSQEHSSLRLSLRFAADFRDMFEVRGSTRPKRGTARTAEIGKNTVMLRYEGLDKVERTSAISFSQVPDELTSEQADFFIAVTKRSRKTLYVEVGTEIADAPERERFRAAAARARFGMRAKRRHGATLHSSGRVFNDWIERARADVALLTTELATGPYPYAGIPWFSTAFGRDGVISALQMLWLNPGLARGVLAFLAQHQATETSPFSDSQPGKIMHETRKGEMTALSELPFGRYYGGVDTTPLYVHLACAYADRTGDTKFIDGLWPSLCAAAEWIEAASQPTGFLTYQRAAESGLANQGWKDSFDSVFHADGRIPKGPIALVEVQGYVFAAFQGLAKLARLRDETEKAEAWEKRAEEIRQRVENQFWIEELGYYALALDGDGEPCKVRTSNAGHLLYVGLPDPDRARIVADQLLSASFSSGWGLRTLADDAIFFNPMSYHNGSIWPHDTAICAAGLARYGIRDNVVRLMSGTFESAVHFNMRLPELFCGFTRAPGEAPIAYPVACLPQAWSAGSAFMLMQACLGLQIDGWTGEIQVTRPRLPIGIDNLVVRHLAVAGASVDLTFQRVGDRVGAFLADRHEGLVPLVVRS from the coding sequence ATCACCCAACTCGACGAGCGCAAGCTTGATCCGGCAATAGCGCTGGCATCCCTGGACGAGACCGCGCCAAGGGAACCGCACCGGCTTTTCGCCCTCAAGCATGGCGACTCCTTCGCCGTCGCCGATGCCTATGGCGACATACGCGGTGTCGGCGACGGCTTTTTCCGCGACGACACGCGTGTGCTTTCTGAATTCCGGCTGACCGTCGGCGGGCGGTCGACGTCCTTGCTCGGCGCATCGCTCAGCCAGGACAACGTGCTGTTCACCACCAATCTGACCAACCTGCCGATCGAGAGCATCGGCGGCCGCCCCATTCCGCAAGGCGCGATCCACATCGAGCGCGTCAGGCTGATTTGGCAGGACCGGCTTTACGAACGCCTGACGCTTTCCAACTACAGCCAGGAACATTCGAGCCTCCGGCTTTCGCTGCGCTTTGCCGCGGATTTCCGGGACATGTTCGAAGTGCGCGGCTCGACGCGGCCCAAACGCGGCACCGCGCGCACAGCCGAAATCGGCAAGAACACGGTGATGCTTCGCTACGAGGGCCTGGACAAGGTGGAGCGCACGTCGGCGATCTCGTTTTCGCAAGTTCCGGACGAATTGACCTCGGAGCAGGCGGATTTCTTCATCGCCGTCACCAAGCGCAGCCGCAAGACGCTCTATGTCGAGGTCGGCACCGAGATCGCGGATGCTCCGGAACGCGAACGATTTCGTGCGGCCGCCGCTCGCGCGCGATTCGGCATGCGGGCCAAGCGCCGCCACGGTGCAACGCTGCACAGCTCGGGCCGGGTGTTCAACGACTGGATCGAGCGGGCACGCGCCGACGTGGCGCTGCTGACCACGGAACTGGCGACAGGTCCCTATCCCTACGCCGGCATCCCGTGGTTCTCGACGGCCTTCGGCAGGGACGGGGTGATCTCGGCCCTGCAAATGCTCTGGCTCAATCCCGGCCTGGCGCGGGGCGTGCTCGCTTTTCTGGCGCAGCATCAGGCGACCGAAACCTCGCCCTTCAGCGACTCCCAGCCCGGTAAGATCATGCATGAGACACGCAAGGGCGAGATGACGGCGCTCAGCGAACTGCCGTTCGGCCGTTACTATGGGGGTGTCGACACGACCCCGCTCTATGTCCATCTCGCCTGCGCCTATGCCGACCGCACCGGCGACACGAAGTTCATCGACGGCCTGTGGCCATCGCTGTGTGCCGCCGCCGAATGGATCGAGGCGGCGAGCCAGCCGACGGGATTCCTGACCTACCAGCGCGCCGCGGAATCGGGCCTAGCCAACCAGGGATGGAAGGACAGTTTTGATTCGGTTTTTCATGCCGACGGCCGCATTCCGAAAGGCCCGATCGCACTGGTCGAGGTGCAAGGCTATGTCTTTGCAGCGTTCCAGGGATTGGCGAAACTGGCTCGGCTGCGCGACGAAACCGAAAAGGCGGAAGCCTGGGAGAAGCGCGCCGAGGAAATCCGCCAACGGGTCGAAAACCAGTTCTGGATCGAAGAACTCGGTTACTACGCGCTCGCCCTGGACGGCGACGGTGAACCCTGCAAGGTGCGCACCTCCAATGCCGGCCATCTGCTTTATGTCGGCCTTCCCGACCCGGATCGCGCGCGCATCGTCGCCGACCAGTTGCTGTCGGCCTCATTCTCCTCCGGCTGGGGGCTGCGGACGCTGGCGGACGACGCCATCTTCTTCAATCCGATGTCCTACCACAACGGTTCCATCTGGCCGCACGACACCGCGATCTGCGCTGCCGGACTGGCGCGGTACGGCATCAGGGACAATGTGGTGCGGCTGATGAGCGGAACGTTCGAATCCGCTGTTCATTTCAACATGCGCCTGCCCGAACTGTTCTGCGGCTTCACCCGCGCACCGGGCGAGGCGCCCATCGCCTATCCGGTTGCCTGCTTGCCGCAGGCCTGGTCGGCCGGCTCCGCCTTCATGCTCATGCAGGCGTGCCTGGGTCTTCAGATCGACGGCTGGACCGGCGAAATTCAGGTGACGAGACCGCGCCTGCCGATCGGCATCGACAATCTGGTGGTCCGCCATCTGGCGGTGGCGGGCGCCTCTGTCGACCTCACATTTCAACGGGTCGGCGACCGGGTCGGCGCCTTTCTGGCCGATCGCCATGAGGGGCTGGTGCCGCTCGTGGTCAGGAGCTGA
- a CDS encoding alpha,alpha-trehalose-phosphate synthase (UDP-forming), producing MPDSSSYLVIPSSVLWLLGFAVVSISILIIATMVLRARRSGIHTGETEPAGSLLPEFEKNGQSATASLVQWSPETLRHILAKELPDAQVIVVSNREPYIHNRKGDDVQLVVPASGLVSALEPITRACAGTWIAYGGGSADALVVDENDRVEVPPENPSYTLRRVWLSEEEQQGYYLGFANEGLWPLCHIAFTRPIFRTSDWETYEAVNRKFADTVVAEARNEQPIVLVQDYHFALLPRMIRERLPEATIITFWHIPWPNSEVFSICPWREKILEGLLGSSIVGFHTQFHCNNFIESVDRFLESRIEREDSAISYGGEISLVHAYPISIEWPPAQLGKLPDVVQCRRRIREKFGLADNVRLCVGVERLDYTKGILDRFDALDELLKLRPEWIGKVALLQIAAPSRGTLPAYQQLYDECLRHAEDLNQRYGREGYKPILMVTEHHSQEQVYEIYRAADVCMVTSLHDGMNLVAKEFVAARDDEQGVLLLSMFAGASKELLEALIVNPYDAATMGDALLQALTMSQEEQRQRMQRMREIVRDNNVYRWAGSMLLDAARLRKRVAVDRAVGAAPAAPGNVISLLDRKRVAAL from the coding sequence ATGCCTGACAGCAGTTCGTACCTGGTCATTCCTTCGTCCGTATTGTGGCTCCTTGGGTTTGCAGTTGTCAGTATCTCGATCCTCATCATCGCGACGATGGTTCTGCGGGCACGCCGGAGTGGCATCCACACCGGGGAAACCGAGCCCGCTGGCAGCCTGTTACCGGAATTCGAGAAGAACGGGCAGTCCGCGACCGCTTCGCTCGTCCAATGGTCGCCGGAAACGCTACGCCACATTTTGGCAAAGGAACTTCCGGACGCCCAGGTGATCGTGGTTTCAAATCGTGAGCCGTATATCCACAACCGCAAGGGCGACGACGTCCAGTTGGTCGTGCCCGCCAGCGGCCTCGTCTCCGCCCTGGAACCGATCACCCGCGCCTGCGCGGGCACGTGGATCGCCTATGGAGGCGGTTCGGCCGATGCGCTGGTGGTCGACGAAAATGACCGGGTGGAGGTGCCGCCCGAAAATCCTTCCTACACGTTGCGGCGTGTCTGGCTGAGCGAAGAAGAACAGCAGGGTTATTATCTCGGCTTTGCCAATGAAGGCCTCTGGCCGTTGTGCCATATTGCCTTCACCCGGCCGATATTCCGCACCTCCGATTGGGAGACCTACGAGGCGGTCAACCGTAAATTCGCCGACACCGTTGTGGCGGAAGCCCGCAACGAGCAACCGATCGTGCTGGTCCAGGACTACCATTTCGCGTTGCTGCCGCGGATGATCCGGGAGCGCCTTCCGGAAGCCACCATCATCACCTTCTGGCACATCCCATGGCCGAATTCGGAGGTGTTCAGCATCTGCCCGTGGCGCGAGAAGATTCTCGAGGGCCTGCTCGGCAGCTCGATTGTCGGCTTTCATACCCAGTTTCATTGCAACAACTTCATCGAGAGCGTCGACCGTTTCCTGGAAAGCAGGATCGAGCGCGAGGATTCGGCCATCTCCTATGGCGGCGAGATCAGCCTCGTTCATGCGTATCCGATTTCAATCGAATGGCCGCCGGCGCAACTGGGCAAACTGCCTGACGTGGTGCAATGCCGCCGGCGCATCCGCGAGAAATTCGGCCTGGCCGACAATGTCAGGCTGTGCGTGGGCGTTGAACGGCTCGACTACACCAAGGGCATCCTCGATCGCTTCGACGCACTCGATGAGCTCCTGAAGCTTCGTCCGGAATGGATTGGAAAGGTGGCGTTGCTGCAGATCGCTGCGCCCAGCCGCGGCACCTTGCCCGCCTATCAGCAATTGTACGATGAGTGCCTGCGCCATGCCGAGGATCTCAACCAGCGTTATGGCCGCGAAGGCTACAAACCTATCCTTATGGTGACGGAACATCACTCGCAGGAGCAGGTCTACGAGATCTACCGCGCCGCCGATGTCTGCATGGTCACAAGCCTGCATGACGGCATGAACCTGGTCGCCAAGGAGTTTGTCGCGGCGCGCGACGACGAACAGGGCGTCCTGCTGCTCAGCATGTTCGCCGGCGCTTCCAAGGAGCTGCTCGAGGCGCTGATCGTCAACCCCTATGACGCGGCGACGATGGGCGACGCCTTGCTGCAGGCCCTGACCATGTCGCAGGAGGAGCAGCGCCAACGCATGCAGCGCATGCGCGAGATCGTTCGCGACAACAATGTCTATCGATGGGCGGGCAGTATGCTGCTCGATGCAGCGCGCCTGCGCAAGCGCGTTGCGGTCGATCGTGCCGTCGGCGCGGCTCCCGCGGCGCCTGGCAACGTGATATCGTTGCTCGACCGCAAACGGGTGGCGGCGCTGTGA
- the plsY gene encoding glycerol-3-phosphate 1-O-acyltransferase PlsY codes for MTYGPILALVFGYLLGSIPFGLLLTRAAGLGDVRKIGSGNIGATNVLRTGNKGLAAATLLLDALKGTAAVLIAAHFAPETAVWAGFGAFLGHLFPAWLGFKGGKGVATYLGVLIGLAWQVALIFAVVWLVMAFLLRFSSLAALTAAVVVPIALYVLSTPQVALLFVVMSIIVFIKHRENISRLLAGTEGKIGAKG; via the coding sequence ATGACTTACGGTCCAATCCTGGCGTTGGTGTTCGGCTATCTCTTGGGCTCCATCCCCTTCGGCCTGTTGCTGACACGCGCCGCCGGCCTCGGCGACGTACGCAAGATCGGGTCGGGCAATATCGGCGCCACCAATGTCCTGCGCACAGGCAACAAGGGACTTGCCGCCGCGACATTGCTGCTCGATGCGCTGAAAGGCACGGCCGCCGTGCTGATAGCAGCCCACTTTGCGCCTGAAACCGCGGTCTGGGCTGGTTTCGGCGCCTTTCTCGGCCATCTCTTCCCAGCCTGGCTGGGTTTCAAGGGCGGCAAGGGTGTCGCCACCTATCTCGGCGTGCTGATCGGGCTTGCCTGGCAAGTGGCGCTGATCTTCGCCGTCGTCTGGCTGGTAATGGCTTTCCTGCTCCGCTTCTCCTCGCTTGCCGCATTGACGGCGGCCGTCGTCGTGCCGATCGCGCTTTATGTCCTGAGCACGCCGCAGGTTGCCCTGCTGTTCGTGGTGATGAGCATCATCGTCTTCATCAAGCACCGGGAGAACATTTCGCGCCTGCTTGCCGGGACCGAGGGCAAGATCGGAGCCAAGGGGTGA
- a CDS encoding DNA alkylation response protein — MTDDVTNQPPPLAGGNAWRGDPLLIQLAERFSDPVRKDLDGLGRFVLTQEAQELARLANVETPKLRTHDRQGRRIDLVEFHPAYHALMRRSVANGLHSSVWENGDAEIGRRHQVRAARFYLTAELETGHLCPITMTSASLAALMASPKLFREWAPRVTTRKYDQSQKPPVDKTGLTLGMGMTEKQGGTDVRANVTRAERAGSGFYRLTGHKWFMSAPMSDAFLVLAQAPEGLSCFLVPRVLGDGSGNGFRFQRLKDKLGNRSNASSEVEFVNAIGEMVGEPGAGVKTIMDMVTLTRLDCAVASSAIMRAGLAEAVHHARHRQVFGSPLIEQPLMQRVLADMALDVAAATALSFRLARSFDEAASDRGEAAFARAMTPVVKYWVCKIAPPLLYEAMECLGGNGYVEEAPLARYYREAPVNAIWEGSGNVMALDVLRVLGRAPGLFEEVLAGIDRDLGAGGRGTIGVLKAAMQVASTDEGSARLLTEQLALSAAAAELRRLGAGRIADAFVETRLAGQWRNTYGMLDARHDARMIIDTLYPPVN, encoded by the coding sequence GTGACCGACGACGTAACGAACCAGCCGCCGCCGCTTGCGGGCGGCAACGCCTGGCGAGGCGATCCGTTGCTGATCCAGCTCGCCGAGCGCTTTTCCGATCCGGTCCGCAAGGATTTGGACGGGCTCGGCCGTTTCGTCCTGACGCAGGAGGCGCAGGAACTGGCACGCCTCGCCAATGTCGAGACGCCGAAGCTCAGGACGCATGACCGCCAGGGACGGCGCATCGATCTTGTCGAGTTCCATCCGGCCTACCATGCCCTCATGCGCCGCTCGGTGGCAAACGGGCTGCACTCCTCGGTCTGGGAAAATGGCGATGCCGAGATCGGCCGCCGCCATCAGGTGCGTGCCGCCCGTTTCTACCTGACCGCCGAGCTCGAGACCGGGCATCTTTGCCCCATCACCATGACCAGCGCCTCGCTTGCCGCCCTGATGGCCAGTCCAAAGCTGTTCCGCGAATGGGCGCCGCGCGTGACGACGCGCAAATACGACCAGAGCCAGAAGCCGCCGGTCGACAAGACCGGACTGACGCTCGGCATGGGCATGACCGAGAAACAGGGCGGCACCGATGTGCGCGCCAATGTGACCAGGGCCGAGCGGGCCGGCAGCGGTTTTTATCGCCTGACCGGCCACAAATGGTTCATGTCGGCGCCGATGTCGGACGCCTTCCTGGTGCTCGCGCAGGCGCCGGAAGGCCTGTCCTGCTTCCTGGTGCCGCGCGTCCTCGGCGACGGATCTGGCAATGGCTTCCGCTTCCAGCGGCTGAAGGACAAGCTCGGCAACCGCTCCAACGCGTCCTCCGAGGTGGAATTCGTCAACGCCATCGGCGAGATGGTCGGCGAGCCCGGCGCCGGCGTGAAGACGATCATGGACATGGTCACCTTGACGCGGCTCGACTGCGCGGTGGCATCGTCGGCGATCATGCGGGCAGGGCTGGCCGAAGCAGTCCATCATGCCCGTCATCGCCAGGTGTTCGGCTCACCGTTGATCGAGCAGCCGCTGATGCAGCGTGTGCTGGCCGACATGGCGCTCGATGTCGCCGCCGCTACCGCGCTGTCGTTTCGGCTGGCGCGCTCCTTCGACGAGGCGGCGAGCGATCGCGGCGAGGCGGCGTTTGCCCGCGCCATGACGCCGGTCGTCAAATACTGGGTCTGCAAGATCGCGCCGCCGCTGCTTTACGAGGCAATGGAGTGCCTTGGCGGCAATGGTTATGTCGAGGAGGCGCCGCTCGCCCGCTATTACCGCGAGGCGCCGGTCAACGCGATCTGGGAAGGGTCGGGCAATGTCATGGCGCTCGACGTTCTGCGCGTGCTCGGCCGCGCGCCTGGCCTGTTCGAGGAAGTGTTGGCCGGCATCGACCGCGACCTCGGCGCAGGCGGGCGCGGCACGATCGGCGTGCTGAAGGCGGCGATGCAGGTCGCATCGACCGACGAGGGATCGGCCCGGCTGCTCACGGAACAACTGGCGCTGTCGGCCGCGGCGGCGGAACTACGCCGGCTGGGGGCAGGGCGGATTGCCGATGCCTTCGTCGAGACGCGCCTGGCCGGCCAGTGGCGCAACACCTATGGCATGCTCGATGCGCGCCACGACGCGCGCATGATCATCGACACGCTCTATCCGCCGGTGAATTGA
- a CDS encoding dihydroorotase: MSTTVFERARIVDPSRGIDEIGSVIVDGRKIATAGKAALNQGAPEGAIIIDCAGKTIIPGLIDGRVFIGEPGGEHRETIASASLAAAAGGVTSVVMMPDTDPVIDNVALVEFVLRTAKDTAVVNIFPAAAITKGLDGREMTEFGLLREAGAVAFTDGRHTISSALVMRRALTYARDFGATIVHETQDADLASAGVMNEGLYASWLGLSGIPREAESIPLERDLALARLTRGSYHAAKISTAMAAAAVTRAKADGADVTSGVSIHNLSLNENDVGEYRTFFRLTPPLRAEEDRLAMIEAVRDGTVDIIVSSHDPQDVDTKRLPFADAAAGAIGLETLLGAALRLYHNGDVPLLRLIETLSTAPARLFGLSGGTLKPGAMADLVLVDLDEPWIVSEGGIRSRSKNTCFEGARLQGKVLQTLVAGRTVFSI; encoded by the coding sequence ATGAGCACGACCGTCTTTGAACGCGCCCGCATCGTCGACCCCTCGCGCGGCATCGACGAGATCGGCTCCGTGATCGTCGATGGCCGCAAGATCGCGACCGCAGGCAAGGCGGCGCTGAACCAGGGCGCGCCCGAGGGTGCCATAATAATCGACTGCGCCGGCAAGACGATCATTCCAGGCCTTATCGACGGCCGCGTCTTCATCGGAGAGCCGGGCGGCGAGCATCGTGAAACCATCGCTTCGGCAAGCCTCGCCGCGGCGGCCGGCGGCGTCACCTCCGTCGTCATGATGCCCGACACCGACCCGGTGATCGACAATGTGGCGCTGGTCGAGTTCGTGCTGCGCACCGCCAAGGACACGGCCGTCGTCAACATCTTCCCCGCGGCGGCGATCACCAAAGGCCTCGATGGCCGCGAGATGACCGAATTCGGCCTGTTGCGGGAGGCCGGCGCGGTCGCTTTCACCGACGGCCGCCACACCATATCGAGCGCGCTGGTGATGCGCCGCGCGCTGACTTATGCGCGCGATTTCGGGGCCACCATCGTGCATGAGACGCAGGATGCCGACCTCGCTTCGGCCGGCGTGATGAACGAGGGCCTCTACGCGAGCTGGCTTGGCCTTTCCGGCATACCGCGGGAAGCCGAGTCCATTCCGCTCGAGCGCGATCTTGCCCTGGCGCGCCTGACGCGCGGTTCCTACCACGCGGCGAAGATCTCGACAGCGATGGCAGCGGCAGCCGTGACCCGGGCGAAGGCCGATGGCGCCGATGTGACGTCGGGCGTGTCGATCCACAATCTGTCGCTCAATGAAAACGACGTCGGCGAATACCGCACCTTTTTCCGCCTGACGCCGCCGTTGCGCGCCGAGGAAGACCGGCTGGCGATGATCGAGGCGGTCAGGGACGGCACGGTCGACATCATCGTCTCCTCGCACGATCCGCAGGATGTCGACACCAAGCGCCTGCCCTTCGCCGACGCAGCCGCCGGCGCCATCGGGCTGGAGACATTGCTCGGCGCGGCCTTGCGGCTCTACCACAATGGCGACGTGCCATTGCTGCGGCTGATCGAGACGCTCTCCACCGCGCCGGCAAGGCTGTTCGGGTTATCCGGCGGCACGCTGAAGCCGGGCGCAATGGCCGATCTCGTGCTGGTCGACCTCGACGAGCCGTGGATCGTCAGCGAGGGCGGCATTCGTTCGCGCTCGAAAAACACCTGTTTCGAAGGCGCGCGCCTGCAGGGCAAGGTCTTGCAAACGCTGGTCGCGGGCCGCACAGTGTTCTCGATCTGA